A genomic region of Arvicola amphibius chromosome X, mArvAmp1.2, whole genome shotgun sequence contains the following coding sequences:
- the Eif1ax gene encoding eukaryotic translation initiation factor 1A, X-chromosomal has protein sequence MPKNKGKGGKNRRRGKNENESEKRELVFKEDGQEYAQVIKMLGNGRLEAMCFDGVKRLCHIRGKLRKKVWINTSDIILVGLRDYQDNKADVILKYNADEARSLKAYGELPEHAKINETDTFGPGDDDEIQFDDIGDDDEDIDDI, from the exons ATGCCCAAGAATAAAG GAAAAGGAGGTAAAAACAGACGTAGAGGAAAGAATGAGAATGAATCTGAAAAGCGAGAGCTGGTGTTCAAAGAGGATGGGCAAG AATATGCTCAGGTAATCAAAATGTTGGGAAATGGACGATTAGAAGCAATGTGTTTCGATGGTGTGAAGAGGCTATGCCACATCAGAGGGAAATTGAGAAAAAAG GTTTGGATAAATACCTCAGACATCATATTGGTGGGCCTCCGAGATTACCAg GATAACAAAGCcgatgtcattttaaaatacaacgcAGATGAAGCTAGAAGTCTCAAGGCATATGGCGAGCTTCCAGAGCATG CTAAAATCAATGAAACTGATACATTTGGTCCTGGAGATGATGATGAAATTCAGTTTGATGACATTGGGGATGATGATGAAGACATCGATGAT atcTAA